In Candidatus Binatia bacterium, one genomic interval encodes:
- a CDS encoding NAD(P)/FAD-dependent oxidoreductase — protein sequence MAQTYDVIIIGSGPNGLAIGAYLAKAGQKVLLLEKRFEAGGGLATEQVTIPDFYHNTHAVYMMMVDYAPVYSDFQFEERGVKHICPELQVAMPLTDGRSLCIYRDVERTCASIAKFSKKDADSYRDMQRHFEELMKHILGPQTYVPMEAAPLMAAKADLTELGRALSEYTEKTPEEIVCERFENEQVRTLMLYMACHWGLDYAQSGVSYMVPIYLNRMSNYRLVAGGSHRVSNALLKSIFENKGQIRTSVRIKRIIVENGAAKGVELEDGTQFMANTAVVSTIDTHQTFLKYVGEDKLESEFVDMIKIWQWEKWSLAVSHLAMAEPPSFKAAASQPDLNTAFIHVLGYENLAALKGHWDAMAKGEMPASAGYNCCFPSIHDAYQAPPGRASGLISQMAPFDLKDGGSERWLNHKYREETVERQLAVLQRYAPNVTREKVLWTYLTTPADIQNKFANMVEGSYKQGAYHPLQMGYLRPNQDCSQYRTPVKNLYLGGASVAPGGMVLFGPGYNCANAIAEDFAIQKWWTEPAYITQARENGYV from the coding sequence ATGGCGCAAACCTACGATGTCATCATTATCGGCAGCGGTCCCAATGGGCTGGCAATCGGCGCGTATCTCGCCAAAGCGGGACAGAAGGTTCTGCTGCTGGAGAAGCGCTTCGAGGCCGGCGGCGGGCTGGCCACCGAACAGGTGACGATTCCCGACTTCTACCACAACACCCACGCGGTCTACATGATGATGGTGGACTACGCGCCGGTTTATTCGGATTTCCAATTCGAAGAGCGCGGCGTCAAGCACATCTGTCCGGAGCTGCAGGTGGCCATGCCACTGACCGATGGCCGGTCGTTGTGCATCTACCGCGACGTGGAGCGCACGTGTGCCTCGATCGCCAAGTTCTCGAAGAAGGACGCCGACAGCTACCGCGACATGCAGCGCCATTTCGAGGAGCTGATGAAGCACATCCTGGGCCCGCAGACCTACGTGCCGATGGAGGCCGCGCCGCTGATGGCGGCCAAGGCGGATCTCACCGAGCTCGGCCGCGCCTTGTCCGAGTACACCGAGAAGACGCCCGAGGAGATCGTCTGTGAGCGCTTCGAGAACGAGCAGGTCCGCACGCTCATGCTGTACATGGCCTGCCACTGGGGCCTCGATTACGCCCAGTCCGGGGTCAGCTACATGGTCCCCATCTACCTCAACCGCATGTCGAACTATCGGCTGGTGGCCGGCGGCTCGCATCGCGTCTCCAACGCGCTGCTCAAATCGATCTTCGAGAACAAGGGGCAGATCCGCACCAGTGTTCGCATCAAACGGATCATCGTCGAAAACGGTGCGGCGAAGGGCGTGGAGCTGGAGGACGGCACGCAGTTCATGGCCAACACCGCGGTGGTGAGCACCATCGACACGCATCAGACGTTCCTGAAGTACGTCGGCGAAGACAAGCTCGAAAGCGAATTCGTCGACATGATCAAGATCTGGCAGTGGGAGAAATGGAGTCTGGCCGTGTCGCATCTGGCCATGGCCGAGCCCCCGAGCTTCAAGGCCGCCGCCTCCCAACCCGACCTCAACACGGCGTTCATCCACGTCCTCGGCTACGAGAACCTCGCCGCGCTGAAAGGGCACTGGGACGCCATGGCGAAGGGCGAGATGCCGGCGAGCGCGGGCTACAACTGCTGCTTCCCGAGCATCCACGATGCCTACCAGGCGCCGCCGGGCCGAGCCTCCGGGCTGATCTCGCAGATGGCGCCGTTCGACTTGAAAGACGGCGGCTCCGAGCGCTGGCTGAACCACAAGTACCGCGAAGAGACAGTCGAGAGACAGCTCGCGGTGCTGCAACGCTACGCGCCGAACGTCACACGGGAGAAAGTGCTCTGGACGTATCTGACCACGCCGGCGGACATTCAGAACAAGTTCGCCAACATGGTCGAAGGCAGCTACAAGCAAGGCGCCTATCACCCGCTGCAGATGGGTTACCTGCGGCCGAACCAGGACTGCTCGCAGTACCGCACCCCGGTGAAGAACCTCTATCTCGGCGGGGCCAGTGTGGCCCCGGGCGGCATGGTGCTCTTTGGCCCCGGGTACAACTGCGCCAACGCCATCGCCGAGGATTTCGCCATCCAGAAATGGTGGACGGAGCCGGCGTACATCACGCAGGCACGCGAAAACGGGTACGTGTAG